The Actinocorallia herbida DNA window CAATGCCGACAGATCACTCACGGGGTGTCAGTCTATGACGCACGGCCGATGCCCGGTACTCGGGTTCAGGCGAAACCCGGCAGGTGGGCCGCCGCCTCGTCCCGGAACCTTCCGCTGCCGCCCAGCGCGCCGAGGACGGCGAGCAGGGCGGGCAGGACGTGCGCGGTCTGCCGGTAGTCCGCGGGCAGGGTGAGGTGGCGGGCCGCGGTGAGCATCGCCGGGGTGGTGGCCTCGTTCACCCGGTCGGCGACCCAGCGCGGGCTGAACGTGAAGGTGTCCTCCCGGACGAACGCCGTCAGGGAGCGCAGGAGGGCGGCGAACGGCCTCAGGTCGGCGTCCGTGCCGCCGGCCGCGAGGCCGTGGCTGCGGGCCGCGGCGACGATCCTGGGCAGCCTCCCGCCCGCCGCCGTCCGGGTGAGCCTGCCGAGCGCGGGCGGGTGGGGGGCGCCGACCGCGCCGAAGTCGAGGACGCCGAGCCGACCGTCGGGCAGCAGCCGGAAGTTGGCGGGATCGGGGTCGAGGTGGACGAGGCCGCAGCGGGCGGGCGCGGCGAGGGCGAACCGGAACAGCAGGAGGGACGCGCGGTCCCGTTCGGTCCGGGTGCCGCTGCGGGCCACGGCGACGAGCGGACGCCCGCCGAGCCATTCGGTGACGAGGCAGGATCCGGCCTGGGCGACGACGGCCGGGACCCGGAAGTCGGGGTCGCCCGCGAAGGCCGCGGCGAACGCGCGCTGCCCCTCGGCCTCGCGTCCGGTGTCGAGTTCCCGCGCGAGGACCGCCAGCAGTCCGGCGGAGACCGATCCGGCGCCCGGCAGCAGGACCGCGGTGAGCGGGGACAGCCGGTCCAGCTGGCCGAGGTCGTACTCGAGGGCCTGGCGGGCGCCGGGGAACTGGAGTTTGACGGCGACCTCGCGCCCATCGTGCCAGACGGCGCGGTGGACCTGGCCGTGGGTGGCGAGGGCGACGGGCCGGTCGGTGAACATCCGGAACAGCCCGGACCAGTCGGGGCCGAGGTCGCGCGCCATCTCCAGGTGGACGGCGCCGGGCAGCATGACGGGCGCCGCGCCCCGCAACCGGGTCAGCGCGGCGCGGTAGGGCGGCCCTGCGCCTTCCGGCAGGAGCTCTTCGTACAGGGGCAGGACCCGAGCCATCCGAGTGACGCAAACGCGCAGTTCGCTCAGCACCTCGAACAGATGCCGGGTGATCCTCTCCTGAAGATCGTCGTCGCGCATCGCGCTAGGAATATACCCGTCTAAACTTCCCCGGACACGGACTTGCGGGAGGGTGGAGACGTGGGTGCACCGACGGTCGTCACCGACATGGCCGACGCGTTGGCGGGCCGGATCGTCGCCGGGGCGTACCCGGCGGGGACGCTCGCTCCGTCGGTGAGGCAGCTCGCCGAGGAGTTCTCGGTGAACCGCGCGACGGCCCAGCTCGTCCTGGTCCGGCTGGAGGCGGCGCGGCTGGTGGAGGCGCGCCGCGGCAAGGGTTTCGTGGTGCGGGATCTCGGCCGCGACGGCGGACTGGAGATCTGCCGGGTGGTGCTGCGGCACGCCGCGCGGCTCCCCGACACCGCGGTGGCGGTGTTCACCGGGACGCTGGATCTCTACCACGACGTGCTGACGCGCTCGGCCCGCCTCGTCGCGGCGAGGCCCGGCGCGCACGATCACACCGCGGCCGTGGGCGCGCTCGCCCGCTTCGAGGAGCTGAGCGCGGCGGGCGCGGCCCCCGCGGCGCTGCTGAGCGCCGAGCTCGCCATCGCCCGCGCGTTCACGACCGCCGCGGCCCGCCCGGTCCGGATCGCGCTGCTCAACTCCGTCGCGGAGATCCTGCTCGAGGCCCCGGAGGCCGCGGCGGCGCACTACCCGGCGGGGCAGCACGGGCATGTGCTGCTGTGGCGGACCCTGGTGACGGGCTGGGCGGGCGGCGTCGTGCCGACCACCGCCGAGCTCGACCTGCTGGACGACGTGCTGGAGCTGCGGCTGCGCCAGGTCGGCGACAGGTTCGCCACGCGGCTGCGCGGGTCCGGCGGCACCGCGCTGCGCGCCTGACCGCGGACGCGCCGGGGCGCGGACGCCTTGCCGCGTCCGCGCCCCGGCCCTCAGACCGCCGGTTATTCTTCCCGGTGCGCCGGAGGCATGGCCATCGGGCGGTCGTCCCGGGCCTGGCGTTTCTCCTGCTTCGCGGTGCGATTAGCCTTGAGCGCGGCCTTCTTCGCCTTACCGGAAGTCTTGGCCGGCTTCTTCCTGTCACCCATGATGGTCCCCCGATCTCTGGGGCGCCCGATTTCAGGCGCAAGGTCCACGTTGCCGGG harbors:
- a CDS encoding AarF/UbiB family protein, giving the protein MRDDDLQERITRHLFEVLSELRVCVTRMARVLPLYEELLPEGAGPPYRAALTRLRGAAPVMLPGAVHLEMARDLGPDWSGLFRMFTDRPVALATHGQVHRAVWHDGREVAVKLQFPGARQALEYDLGQLDRLSPLTAVLLPGAGSVSAGLLAVLARELDTGREAEGQRAFAAAFAGDPDFRVPAVVAQAGSCLVTEWLGGRPLVAVARSGTRTERDRASLLLFRFALAAPARCGLVHLDPDPANFRLLPDGRLGVLDFGAVGAPHPPALGRLTRTAAGGRLPRIVAAARSHGLAAGGTDADLRPFAALLRSLTAFVREDTFTFSPRWVADRVNEATTPAMLTAARHLTLPADYRQTAHVLPALLAVLGALGGSGRFRDEAAAHLPGFA
- a CDS encoding winged helix-turn-helix domain-containing protein, which codes for MGAPTVVTDMADALAGRIVAGAYPAGTLAPSVRQLAEEFSVNRATAQLVLVRLEAARLVEARRGKGFVVRDLGRDGGLEICRVVLRHAARLPDTAVAVFTGTLDLYHDVLTRSARLVAARPGAHDHTAAVGALARFEELSAAGAAPAALLSAELAIARAFTTAAARPVRIALLNSVAEILLEAPEAAAAHYPAGQHGHVLLWRTLVTGWAGGVVPTTAELDLLDDVLELRLRQVGDRFATRLRGSGGTALRA